In Citrus sinensis cultivar Valencia sweet orange chromosome 2, DVS_A1.0, whole genome shotgun sequence, a single genomic region encodes these proteins:
- the LOC112497083 gene encoding uncharacterized protein LOC112497083 isoform X7: MYIRNSSTALEGKNLSAPELKFGSIEESVNSYKAFCPEGHSQSFTPSPDRSSNCELLFEFFETEKPWLQRPLHNKILDLFDAEASYLQVFGDISKLKSLKLNDLHPASWFSVAWYPIFRIPEGKFGAAFLTYHSLGHMVMRDVPTDTLKKKTLCCLPCGGIAKLQGTGRKLV; encoded by the exons ATGTATATCAGAAATAGTTCAACAGCATTAGAGGGGAAAAATCTTTCGGCCCCAGAGCTGAAATTTGGCTCGATTGAAGAGAGTGTCAATTCATATAAAGCTTTCTGTCCTGAAGGCCACTCCCAGAGTTTCACTCCATCACCTGATCGCTCCAGTAATTGtgaacttttatttgaattttttgaaactGAGAAACCTTGGCTGCAAAGGCCTCTCcataataa AATTCTGGATCTTTTTGATGCTGAAGCTTCTTATCTTCAAGTATTTGGTGACATATCAAAGTTGAAATCTTTGAAGCTGAATGATCTACATCCTGCATCCTG GTTTTCAGTGGCTTGGTATCCTATATTTCGAATTCCCGAAGGGAAATTTGGTGCAGCTTTCTTGACTTATCATTCGCTAGGACATATGGTTATGAGAGATGTGCCAACTGATACcctcaaaaagaaaacactgTGTTGTCTCCCCTGTGGTGGGATTGCTAAGCTACAAGGCACAG